A genome region from Pseudomonas pergaminensis includes the following:
- a CDS encoding MaoC family dehydratase: MPYVPVAQLKDYVGKELGRSEWLTIDQARINLFAEATGDHQFIHVDPVKAAQTPFGSTIAHGFLSLSLMPKLMEDLLIVPEGLKMAVNYGLDSVRFIQPVKVNSKVRLNVTLNDVTEKKPGQWLLKATATLEIEGQEKPAYIAESLSLYFV; this comes from the coding sequence ATGCCCTATGTACCCGTAGCGCAGCTCAAAGATTATGTCGGCAAGGAACTGGGACGTTCCGAATGGCTCACCATCGACCAGGCGCGTATCAACCTGTTCGCCGAAGCCACTGGCGATCATCAGTTCATCCACGTCGACCCGGTCAAGGCCGCACAAACCCCGTTTGGCAGCACCATCGCCCACGGTTTCCTGTCGCTGTCGCTGATGCCCAAGCTGATGGAAGACCTGCTGATCGTGCCCGAAGGCCTGAAGATGGCCGTCAACTATGGCCTGGACAGCGTGCGCTTCATCCAGCCGGTGAAGGTCAACTCCAAGGTGCGCCTGAACGTGACCCTCAATGACGTCACCGAGAAAAAGCCCGGCCAATGGCTGCTCAAGGCCACTGCCACCCTGGAAATCGAAGGGCAGGAAAAACCGGCCTACATTGCGGAGTCGTTGTCACTCTACTTCGTGTAA
- a CDS encoding CidA/LrgA family protein: MLLRGLTWLVLFQLIGTAINHLLLPVLPGPIIGLLLMLGFLVWRGEVGEPLSLAASSLLRYLPLLLVPPAVGVMVYAKDIAADFWAIVGALVLSLVIAMGFVGVLMQQMVKRKEKDQ; the protein is encoded by the coding sequence ATGCTGTTACGTGGCCTGACCTGGCTGGTGCTGTTTCAACTGATCGGCACCGCGATCAACCATTTGCTGTTGCCGGTGCTGCCGGGGCCGATCATCGGGCTGCTGCTGATGCTCGGCTTTCTGGTGTGGCGAGGCGAAGTTGGCGAGCCGCTGAGCCTGGCGGCCAGCAGCTTGTTGCGTTACTTGCCGTTGCTGCTGGTGCCGCCCGCGGTGGGGGTGATGGTGTATGCCAAGGACATCGCTGCTGACTTCTGGGCCATTGTCGGCGCGCTGGTGCTGTCGCTGGTGATTGCCATGGGCTTTGTCGGCGTGCTGATGCAGCAGATGGTCAAGCGCAAGGAGAAGGACCAATG
- a CDS encoding C13 family peptidase, with product MRPLAPLALALLLTACGDGESLLPPDARLPDGGRYRGDVVDGLLQGQGRVDYPNGSWYAGQFDKGQWHGQGEWHGSNGEVYKGQFQQGLFDGQGSLTTAGSHYVGGFKNGRRNGEGTLKEGQMTYRGEFKDDQYSGLGRLELADGSQYQGQFAHGKPNGEGQRNDDSGNQFSGHFVDGQLEGNGTFNSADGDIYVGQFKQNQLNGKGRYENADGDVWIGQFKEGALSGKGELIGVDGSHYVGQFSDWRFTGEGRLNLTDGSFYIGGFDSDSYQGKGTLVLTDGSVQAGTWVNGLRVRDADGKLLPDPLEIGVLAQGHLLDTALAAVPASTPAVELYTLAVAGDGKQSVFLREADYVSNMLATRFGARGQIRLVNHRDHIADRPLATRESLRRAVLTLAERTGPEDLVFIYMTSHGTHEHELVLDQPRMELADLPADELAAVLAPLKNRDKIVVISACYSGGFIPALKDERTLIMTASRADRVSFGCSEEADFTYFGDALFAQAFNQTDDLQQAFKLAQLHVAEREQADNFEASEPQIWAPKGVIAHWQLLRKQQARKALESVSMNSKEAIGN from the coding sequence ATGCGCCCACTCGCTCCCCTCGCCCTTGCCCTGTTGCTCACCGCTTGCGGAGACGGCGAATCGCTGTTGCCGCCCGATGCGCGCCTGCCCGACGGCGGCCGTTACCGGGGCGATGTGGTCGATGGCTTGCTGCAAGGCCAGGGCCGCGTGGACTACCCCAACGGCAGTTGGTACGCCGGCCAGTTCGACAAAGGCCAGTGGCACGGCCAGGGCGAGTGGCATGGCAGCAATGGCGAAGTCTATAAAGGCCAGTTCCAGCAGGGCCTGTTCGATGGCCAGGGCAGCCTGACCACCGCAGGCAGCCACTATGTGGGCGGTTTCAAGAACGGTCGACGCAACGGCGAAGGTACCCTCAAAGAGGGCCAGATGACCTATCGCGGCGAATTCAAGGACGACCAGTATTCCGGCCTCGGTCGCCTGGAGCTGGCGGACGGCAGCCAGTACCAGGGCCAGTTCGCCCACGGCAAACCGAATGGCGAAGGCCAGCGCAACGACGACAGCGGCAACCAGTTCAGCGGCCATTTCGTCGATGGCCAACTGGAAGGCAACGGCACCTTCAACAGCGCCGATGGCGATATTTATGTCGGCCAGTTCAAGCAGAACCAGCTCAATGGCAAGGGCCGCTACGAGAACGCTGATGGCGACGTGTGGATCGGCCAGTTCAAGGAAGGTGCGCTCAGCGGCAAGGGCGAGTTGATCGGTGTCGACGGCAGCCACTATGTCGGCCAGTTCAGCGATTGGCGCTTTACCGGTGAAGGCCGCCTGAACCTTACTGACGGCAGCTTCTATATCGGCGGTTTCGACAGCGACAGCTACCAAGGCAAAGGCACCCTGGTGCTTACCGACGGCAGCGTGCAGGCCGGCACCTGGGTGAACGGCCTGCGCGTGCGTGACGCCGATGGAAAACTGCTGCCCGACCCACTGGAGATCGGCGTGCTGGCCCAGGGCCACCTGCTCGACACCGCCCTCGCCGCCGTACCCGCCTCTACCCCCGCCGTCGAGCTGTATACCCTGGCCGTGGCCGGCGATGGCAAGCAGAGCGTGTTCCTGCGTGAAGCCGATTACGTCAGTAACATGCTCGCTACCCGCTTTGGCGCGCGGGGGCAGATTCGCCTGGTCAATCACCGCGACCACATCGCCGACCGCCCCCTGGCCACCCGCGAAAGCCTGCGTCGCGCCGTGCTGACCCTGGCCGAACGCACCGGCCCGGAAGACCTGGTGTTTATCTACATGACCAGCCACGGCACCCACGAACACGAATTGGTGCTGGACCAACCGCGCATGGAGCTGGCTGACCTGCCCGCCGATGAGCTGGCCGCAGTGCTGGCGCCGCTGAAGAACCGCGACAAGATCGTGGTGATTTCCGCCTGTTACTCCGGTGGTTTCATCCCGGCCTTGAAAGATGAGCGCACCCTGATCATGACCGCCTCCCGGGCCGACCGTGTGTCCTTCGGTTGTTCCGAGGAGGCCGACTTCACCTACTTCGGCGACGCCCTCTTCGCCCAAGCCTTCAACCAGACCGACGACTTGCAGCAAGCCTTCAAGCTGGCGCAACTGCATGTGGCCGAACGCGAACAGGCGGACAACTTCGAAGCCTCCGAGCCGCAGATCTGGGCCCCCAAGGGTGTGATCGCCCATTGGCAATTATTACGCAAACAGCAGGCACGAAAGGCGCTCGAAAGCGTCTCAATGAATAGCAAGGAAGCCATAGGCAACTAA
- a CDS encoding oxidoreductase: MYLTPQHILLAGASGLTGEHLLDRLLNEPTVTRVLAPSRRPLAEHPHLENPVGDPAVFLPQLSGPVDLAFCCLGTTIKQAGSEAAFRAVDLDMVVAFAKRAREMGARHLIVISAIGADPKSSIFYNRVKGEMEEALKAQDWPQLTIVRPSLLLGERLEPRLAEQLAGPLSRLIPGKYHGIEVCELARAMWRLALEEQDGVRVVESDELRKLGK, encoded by the coding sequence ATGTACCTGACGCCTCAGCATATCTTGCTCGCCGGAGCCTCCGGCCTTACCGGCGAACACCTGCTCGATCGCCTGCTCAACGAACCCACCGTGACCCGCGTGCTCGCACCCAGCCGCAGGCCATTGGCCGAACACCCCCACCTGGAAAACCCGGTCGGCGACCCAGCGGTGTTCCTGCCGCAACTGAGCGGCCCGGTGGACCTCGCCTTCTGCTGCCTGGGCACCACCATCAAACAAGCCGGCTCCGAAGCCGCCTTCCGCGCCGTCGACCTGGACATGGTCGTGGCGTTCGCCAAGCGTGCGCGGGAAATGGGCGCGCGGCACCTAATCGTGATCAGCGCGATCGGCGCAGACCCGAAGTCTTCGATCTTCTACAACCGCGTCAAAGGGGAAATGGAAGAGGCACTCAAAGCCCAGGACTGGCCACAACTGACCATCGTGCGGCCATCGTTGCTGTTGGGGGAACGCTTGGAACCACGCCTGGCAGAACAACTTGCCGGCCCGTTGTCGCGACTGATTCCCGGCAAATACCACGGCATCGAAGTGTGCGAACTGGCCCGGGCCATGTGGCGCCTGGCGCTGGAAGAACAGGATGGGGTGCGGGTGGTGGAGTCGGATGAGTTGCGTAAGCTCGGTAAATAA
- a CDS encoding YceK/YidQ family lipoprotein: MNKALLMVLALHLTGCATARTLDAAKPNAPVVYAGTRLDLYAMNGGCCAMDRFGAEAPAYPGVDLPASALLDTLLLPLSVLTVLGVGFNATGGL; this comes from the coding sequence ATGAATAAGGCGCTGCTGATGGTGTTGGCGTTGCACCTCACGGGCTGCGCCACCGCGCGCACCTTGGACGCAGCTAAACCAAACGCGCCGGTGGTGTATGCCGGCACGCGGTTGGACTTGTATGCCATGAATGGCGGCTGTTGCGCCATGGACAGATTTGGTGCCGAGGCGCCGGCTTATCCGGGTGTGGACCTGCCGGCGAGTGCGTTGCTCGATACCCTGTTGTTACCGCTGTCGGTGTTGACGGTGTTGGGCGTTGGGTTTAACGCCACAGGTGGCCTTTAG